A genome region from Hevea brasiliensis isolate MT/VB/25A 57/8 chromosome 9, ASM3005281v1, whole genome shotgun sequence includes the following:
- the LOC110672641 gene encoding protein CURVATURE THYLAKOID 1B, chloroplastic, whose amino-acid sequence MALTSSSTLSISSSSSLVDAKALRQLAAASPQCVTLPILPLPPAQSQNRPWKTTAYCRKIARNVMAMATGEAIATREAPAEVATTELPEIVKTIQEAWDKVEDKYAVSSLAVAAVVAVWGSTGMISAIDKLPLIPGLLEIVGIGYSGWFAYKNLIFKPEREALVAKIKATYSEIIGSS is encoded by the exons ATGGCCTTAACTTCTTCCTCAACCTTATCAATCTCCTCTTCATCAAGCCTTGTTGACGCCAAGGCTCTTCGCCAATTAGCTGCTGCATCACCACAATGTGTGACTCTCCCCATCCTTCCTCTTCCTCCTGCTCAGTCTCAGAACCGCCCCTGGAAGACCACTGCTTATT GTCGTAAGATAGCCCGGAATGTTATGGCTATGGCTACAGGAGAGGCTATTGCTACACGAGAAGCTCCAGCTGAGGTTGCTACAACTGAGCTGCCAGAGATTGTCAAGACAATTCAGGAAGCT TGGGATAAGGTTGAAGACAAGTATGCCGTGTCTTCACTGGCAGTGGCAGCTGTAGTTGCCGTTTGGGGCTCCACTGGGATGATCTCG GCAATTGACAAGCTTCCTTTGATTCCTGGGTTGCTTGAGATTGTTGGCATTGGTTACAGTGGA TGGTTTGCATACAAGAACCTTATTTTCAAACCTGAGAG GGAAGCTTTGGTAGCGAAAATAAAAGCCACATACAGCGAAATAATTGGGAGCAGCTGA
- the LOC110672656 gene encoding metal tolerance protein 1 isoform X1, translating to MMEAQNPQHAQIIGINVDVPDGGSNVGGSKICGEAPCGFSDAGVNSKDAKERSASMRKLLIAVALCVVFMSVEVAGGIKANSLAILTDAAHLLSDVAAFAISLFSLWAAGWEATPRQSYGFFRVEILGALVSIQLIWLLAGILVYEAIARLIDDTGDVNGFVMFIVAAFGLVVNVIMALLLGHDHGHGHDDHNHETRHSLGKKITTHYHHHHHHHHHEEHLKDEHRHQEEHSKDEHHPVSEENAVPLLDKGKGKHGKKQWNINIQGAYLHVLGDSIQSIGVMIGGAVIWYKPEWKIVDLICTLIFSVVVLGTTIKMLRNILEVLMESTPREIDATMLEMGLLEMEEVVAIHELHIWAITVGKVLLACHVKIRPEANADMVLDNVINYIRREYNISHVTIQIER from the exons ATG ATGGAAGCACAAAATCCTCAACATGCACAAATTATTGGAATAAATGTTGATGTTCCTGATGGGGGGAGCAATGTTGGGGGCAGTAAGATATGTGGGGAAGCACCTTGTGGATTCTCAGATGCTGGAGTTAACTCCAAAGATGCCAAAGAACGATCTGCTTCCATGCGCAAGCTCTTGATAGCAGTGGCACTTTGTGTAGTCTTCATGAGTGTTGAAGTAGCTGGTGGCATCAAAGCTAACAGTCTTGCAATATTGACTGATGCTGCGCACTTGCTTTCAGATGTTGCAGCCTTCGCTATCTCCTTGTTCTCTTTGTGGGCAGCTGGCTGGGAAGCCACGCCCCGTCAGTCCTATGGATTCTTTAGGGTTGAGATTCTAGGTGCATTGGTTTCCATACAGCTCATATGGTTGCTTGCAGGGATTTTGGTATATGAAGCCATTGCTAGGCTCATTGATGATACAGGTGATGTAAACGGCTTTGTAATGTTTATAGTTGCTGCATTTGGTCTGGTGGTGAATGTCATCATGGCTCTTTTGTTGGGTCATGATCATGGCCATGGCCATGATGATCACAATCATGAGACCAGGCACAGCCTTGGGAAGAAAATTACCACTCattatcaccaccaccaccaccaccaccatcatgAGGAGCACTTGAAAGATGAGCACCGTCATCAAGAGGAGCACTCAAAAGATGAGCACCATCCTGTGTCTGAAGAAAATGCTGTGCCATTGCTGGATAAAGGAAAAGGCAAGCATGGGAAAAAACAATGGAACATAAACATACAAGGGGCTTATCTCCATGTACTTGGGGATTCCATTCAGAGTATTGGTGTAATGATTGGAGGTGCAGTCATATGGTATAAGCCTGAGTGGAAGATAGTTGACCTGATCTGCACTTTAATTTTTTCAGTCGTAGTTTTAGGTACGACGATCAAAATGCTGCGCAACATACTTGAAGTCTTGATGGAGAGCACTCCAAGAGAGATAGATGCAACAATGCTAGAGATGGGGCTGTTGGAAATGGAGGAAGTGGTGGCCATTCACGAGCTGCATATATGGGCCATCACAGTGGGCAAGGTCCTCTTGGCTTGTCATGTTAAAATCAGACCAGAAGCAAATGCAGACATGGTTCTGGACAATGTGATAAACTACATCAGAAGGGAGTACAATATTAGTCATGTTACCATCCAGATAGAGCGGTAG
- the LOC110672649 gene encoding transcription factor bHLH57: MERRKGPIDPCFLGKHLDVEGLERGYANTESLRFEEPQFLMPSLEDKMPFLQMLQSVESPPFFPFKGPWDINAYITETDTQIQALELESCVTHDIADLHSPVKSETKGLQNPHSDSCLEDVSPESNQRQANSIGCFCKEQNSVSSFPWTYPQTMLNETHFSKSSLVVPRERRKRKRTRPTKNKEEVENQRMTHIAVERNRRRQMNDHLSSLRSLMPPSYVQRGDQASIIGGAIDFVRELEQLLQSLEAQKRMRKTEAAATSMGISSNGLFTPQAECNFPRDGSNCEEEVKRKSEAAEIEVTATRNHVNLKIQCERRTGQLLRAIVALEDLRLIVLRLNITSSETTVLYSFDLKREDNCKLESADEIAATVDQIFSIINGN, encoded by the exons ATGGAGAGGCGCAAAGGCCCCATTGATCCTTGT TTCTTAGGTAAACATTTGGATGTAGAGGGCTTAGAACGAGGATATGCAAACACAGAAAGCTTGAGATTTGAAGAACCTCAGTTCTTAATGCCAAGTTTGGAAGACAAAATGCCTTTTCTTCAAATGTTACAAAGTGTGGAATCCCCACCATTTTTCCCCTTCAAAGGGCCATGGGATATTAACGCTTATATCACTGAAACGGACACCCAGATTCAAGCGCTAGAGCTTGAGAGTTGTGTGACTCATGACATAGCTGATTTACACTCACCAGTCAAATCTGAAACCAAAGGACTTCAGAACCCACATTCAGATTCCTGTCTTGAAGATGTAAGCCCCGAGTCTAACCAAAGACAAGCCAACTCAATAGGATGCTTCtgcaaagaacaaaactcagtcTCCTCGTTTCCATGGACTTACCCACAAACCATGCTCAACGAGACCCACTTTTCTAAATCTTCTCTGGTAGTCCCCAGGGAGCGAAGAAAGCGAAAGCGAACAAGGCCAACGAAGAACAAAGAAGAAGTAGAGAATCAGCGCATGACCCACATTGCCGTCGAACGTAACCGCCGTCGACAAATGAACGACCACCTCAGCTCTCTCCGCTCTCTCATGCCCCCCTCCTACGTTCAAAGG GGTGACCAAGCGTCGATTATAGGAGGTGCAATAGACTTCGTGAGGGAACTAGAGCAGCTTCTACAGTCTCTGGAAGCGCAAAAGAGAATGAGAAAAACAGAAGCAGCAGCGACCTCCATGGGCATTTCATCGAACGGATTGTTTACGCCGCAGGCAGAGTGTAATTTCCCAAGGGATGGCAGCAATTGCGAAGAGGaagtgaagagaaaatcagaggcCGCGGAGATAGAGGTGACAGCCACACGAAACCATGTAAATTTAAAGATTCAGTGTGAAAGGAGGACAGGCCAGTTGCTGAGAGCTATCGTTGCATTGGAGGATCTTAGGCTTATAGTTTTGCGCCTTAACATCACGTCTTCTGAAACTACAGTTCTTTATTCATTCGATCTTAAG AGAGAAGATAACTGTAAGCTGGAATCAGCGGATGAAATAGCAGCAACAGTTGATCAAATATTCAGCATTATCAACGGCAACTGA
- the LOC110672656 gene encoding metal tolerance protein 1 isoform X2, producing the protein MMEAQNPQHAQIIGINVDVPDGGSNVGGSKICGEAPCGFSDAGVNSKDAKERSASMRKLLIAVALCVVFMSVEVAGGIKANSLAILTDAAHLLSDVAAFAISLFSLWAAGWEATPRQSYGFFRVEILGALVSIQLIWLLAGILVYEAIARLIDDTGDVNGFVMFIVAAFGLVVNVIMALLLGHDHGHGHDDHNHETRHSLGKKITTHYHHHHHHHHHEEHLKDEHRHQEEHSKDEHHPVSEENAVPLLDKGKGKHGKKQWNINIQGAYLHVLGDSIQSIGVMIGGAVIWYKPEWKIVDLICTLIFSVVVLGTTIKMLRNILEVLMESTPREIDATMLEMGLLEMEEVVAIHELHIWAITVGKVLLACHVKIRPEANADMVLDNVINYIRREYNISHVTIQIER; encoded by the coding sequence ATGGAAGCACAAAATCCTCAACATGCACAAATTATTGGAATAAATGTTGATGTTCCTGATGGGGGGAGCAATGTTGGGGGCAGTAAGATATGTGGGGAAGCACCTTGTGGATTCTCAGATGCTGGAGTTAACTCCAAAGATGCCAAAGAACGATCTGCTTCCATGCGCAAGCTCTTGATAGCAGTGGCACTTTGTGTAGTCTTCATGAGTGTTGAAGTAGCTGGTGGCATCAAAGCTAACAGTCTTGCAATATTGACTGATGCTGCGCACTTGCTTTCAGATGTTGCAGCCTTCGCTATCTCCTTGTTCTCTTTGTGGGCAGCTGGCTGGGAAGCCACGCCCCGTCAGTCCTATGGATTCTTTAGGGTTGAGATTCTAGGTGCATTGGTTTCCATACAGCTCATATGGTTGCTTGCAGGGATTTTGGTATATGAAGCCATTGCTAGGCTCATTGATGATACAGGTGATGTAAACGGCTTTGTAATGTTTATAGTTGCTGCATTTGGTCTGGTGGTGAATGTCATCATGGCTCTTTTGTTGGGTCATGATCATGGCCATGGCCATGATGATCACAATCATGAGACCAGGCACAGCCTTGGGAAGAAAATTACCACTCattatcaccaccaccaccaccaccaccatcatgAGGAGCACTTGAAAGATGAGCACCGTCATCAAGAGGAGCACTCAAAAGATGAGCACCATCCTGTGTCTGAAGAAAATGCTGTGCCATTGCTGGATAAAGGAAAAGGCAAGCATGGGAAAAAACAATGGAACATAAACATACAAGGGGCTTATCTCCATGTACTTGGGGATTCCATTCAGAGTATTGGTGTAATGATTGGAGGTGCAGTCATATGGTATAAGCCTGAGTGGAAGATAGTTGACCTGATCTGCACTTTAATTTTTTCAGTCGTAGTTTTAGGTACGACGATCAAAATGCTGCGCAACATACTTGAAGTCTTGATGGAGAGCACTCCAAGAGAGATAGATGCAACAATGCTAGAGATGGGGCTGTTGGAAATGGAGGAAGTGGTGGCCATTCACGAGCTGCATATATGGGCCATCACAGTGGGCAAGGTCCTCTTGGCTTGTCATGTTAAAATCAGACCAGAAGCAAATGCAGACATGGTTCTGGACAATGTGATAAACTACATCAGAAGGGAGTACAATATTAGTCATGTTACCATCCAGATAGAGCGGTAG